Proteins encoded in a region of the Streptomyces akebiae genome:
- a CDS encoding aspartate/glutamate racemase family protein, whose product MRIVVTNCNTTQGMTEEIVRGARAAAGPGTSVTGLTPAWGPESAEGWLDSYLSAAAVLDALRTYQEPCDAVVMAGFGEHGREGARELLDVPVVDITEAAAHLACLLGRRYGVVTTLDRTCGQIEDSLDTAGVGRNCAAIVGTGLGVLDLADTDRTTRAFLAAGQRARDAGAEVLVLGCAGMTGLQRTVGEKLGVPVVDGVGAAVKLAESLVTLGLTTSRAGGYAKPLPKSRIWGNGTGR is encoded by the coding sequence GTGCGCATCGTCGTCACGAACTGCAACACGACGCAGGGAATGACCGAGGAGATCGTGCGAGGTGCCCGGGCCGCCGCAGGCCCGGGCACCTCCGTGACCGGACTGACCCCCGCCTGGGGGCCCGAGTCCGCGGAGGGCTGGCTCGACAGCTACCTCTCCGCCGCCGCCGTCCTCGACGCCCTGCGGACCTACCAGGAGCCGTGCGACGCCGTCGTCATGGCCGGCTTCGGGGAGCACGGGCGCGAGGGCGCGCGTGAACTGCTCGACGTCCCCGTCGTCGACATCACCGAGGCCGCCGCCCACCTCGCCTGCCTGCTCGGACGGCGCTACGGGGTGGTGACCACCCTGGACCGCACCTGCGGGCAGATCGAGGACAGCCTGGACACCGCCGGTGTGGGCCGCAACTGCGCCGCGATCGTCGGCACCGGGCTCGGCGTCCTCGACCTCGCCGACACCGACCGCACCACCCGCGCCTTCCTCGCGGCCGGGCAGCGCGCCCGCGACGCCGGGGCCGAGGTGCTGGTCCTGGGGTGCGCCGGGATGACCGGGCTGCAGCGGACGGTGGGGGAGAAGCTGGGGGTGCCGGTCGTCGACGGGGTGGGGGCGGCCGTGAAACTCGCCGAGTCGCTGGTGACGCTGGGGCTGACCACCAGCCGGGCGGGGGGCTACGCGAAGCCGTTGCCGAAGAGCCGGATCTGGGGGAACGGGACGGGGCGGTAG
- a CDS encoding RidA family protein, giving the protein MIRRTTVPSLFTPPVYAHASVVEAGTKLAFLAGSVPLDADGKLVGEGDPVRQAQQVLANLGEQLRAVGSDFEHVAYTDVYVVSSEPAVLSAVWDVVEASGLSIGPHSSTLLGVACLGYTGQLVEITATAVVP; this is encoded by the coding sequence ATGATCCGGCGCACCACGGTCCCCAGCCTCTTCACACCGCCCGTCTACGCGCACGCGTCCGTCGTCGAGGCCGGGACGAAGCTCGCCTTCCTCGCCGGTTCCGTCCCGCTGGACGCCGACGGGAAACTGGTCGGGGAGGGCGATCCGGTGCGGCAGGCCCAGCAGGTGCTGGCCAACCTCGGCGAGCAACTACGGGCGGTGGGAAGCGACTTCGAGCACGTCGCCTACACCGACGTGTACGTCGTGAGCAGCGAGCCGGCTGTCCTGTCCGCCGTCTGGGACGTCGTCGAGGCGTCCGGCCTGAGCATCGGCCCCCACTCCTCGACCCTCCTCGGTGTGGCCTGCCTCGGCTACACGGGACAGTTGGTGGAGATCACGGCGACGGCGGTGGTCCCGTAA
- a CDS encoding SDR family oxidoreductase, translating into MLRPPRRHPHSDDGRLRRRLHRRAALPRFGEPEEVARMVLFVIADATFSTGREFVLDGGILAGRPTVVTSDD; encoded by the coding sequence CTGCTCCGTCCACCCCGGCGCCATCCGCACTCCGATGACGGCCGGCTTCGGCGACGCCTACACCGCCGGGCAGCCCTCCCCCGCTTCGGGGAACCCGAGGAGGTCGCACGCATGGTGCTCTTCGTCATCGCCGACGCCACGTTCTCGACGGGCCGCGAATTCGTTCTCGACGGCGGCATCCTCGCAGGCCGGCCCACCGTCGTGACCTCGGACGACTGA
- a CDS encoding SDR family NAD(P)-dependent oxidoreductase — translation MGRLDERVAIVTGGAGAIGSAVARLLAAEGADVVVADVRDAEGAELAADVGGRSRHQRLDVTHEEGRQRAVAEVERDLGPVSVLVNNAGIAEWGSMEQQSLASFRRVLDVNPQGPCLGMHAGAPSLRRAGGGVIVNISSLAGLTSYAGIGSYAASKWGLRGLTKTAALELAPTESGSAPSTPAPSALR, via the coding sequence ATGGGACGTCTGGACGAGCGGGTGGCGATCGTCACCGGCGGCGCGGGAGCGATCGGGTCCGCCGTGGCGCGTCTCCTCGCGGCGGAGGGGGCCGATGTGGTGGTCGCCGACGTCCGGGACGCCGAGGGAGCGGAACTGGCGGCGGATGTCGGCGGGCGGTCCCGCCACCAGCGCCTGGACGTCACGCACGAGGAGGGCCGGCAGCGGGCGGTGGCCGAGGTGGAACGGGACCTGGGTCCCGTCTCGGTGCTGGTGAACAACGCGGGGATCGCCGAGTGGGGCTCGATGGAGCAGCAGTCCCTCGCCTCGTTCCGCCGTGTCCTCGACGTCAATCCGCAGGGCCCGTGCCTGGGCATGCACGCGGGGGCGCCCTCGCTGCGCCGGGCCGGGGGCGGAGTGATCGTGAACATCTCCTCCCTCGCCGGCCTGACCTCGTACGCGGGTATCGGCTCGTACGCGGCGAGCAAATGGGGTCTGCGCGGGCTGACGAAGACGGCGGCGCTGGAACTGGCCCCGACGGAGTCCGGGTCTGCTCCGTCCACCCCGGCGCCATCCGCACTCCGATGA
- a CDS encoding DUF7873 family protein: MAKLNQIIAVEKGVKAKSQQDLTAAHHGLQKPALLAGIARTYQPKDEEGEQLPPESTRVQVRAEDVLRETAGVLTRLFDVTATKDWANCTARADVKVEGRVLVADVPVAYLLFLEKQLGEINTLVRKLPVLDASEAWAQDPSTDAWKTEAVRTVRTKKVPRNHVKAEATEKHPAQVEVYYEDIPVGYWTTVKFSGALPARRVNEILDRVEKLQQAVKFAREEANGVDVVDQRVGDAVFGYLFG; the protein is encoded by the coding sequence GTGGCGAAACTCAATCAGATCATCGCAGTGGAGAAGGGCGTCAAGGCCAAGTCCCAGCAGGACCTGACGGCCGCTCATCACGGGCTGCAGAAGCCGGCGTTGCTGGCCGGTATCGCGCGTACCTATCAGCCGAAGGACGAGGAGGGCGAGCAGTTGCCGCCCGAATCGACCCGGGTGCAGGTGCGGGCGGAGGACGTGTTGCGCGAGACAGCGGGAGTTCTCACGCGACTGTTCGACGTGACCGCCACCAAGGACTGGGCCAACTGCACCGCACGGGCGGACGTGAAGGTCGAGGGCCGGGTGCTCGTCGCCGACGTGCCCGTGGCCTATCTGCTCTTCCTGGAGAAGCAGCTCGGGGAGATCAACACGCTGGTGCGCAAGCTGCCCGTCCTCGACGCCTCCGAGGCGTGGGCGCAGGACCCTTCCACCGACGCCTGGAAGACCGAGGCCGTGCGGACGGTGCGGACGAAGAAGGTGCCGCGCAACCATGTGAAGGCCGAGGCGACCGAGAAGCACCCCGCCCAGGTGGAGGTGTACTACGAGGACATTCCGGTCGGCTACTGGACGACCGTGAAGTTCTCCGGAGCCCTGCCCGCCCGGCGCGTGAACGAGATCCTCGACCGCGTCGAGAAGTTGCAGCAGGCCGTGAAGTTCGCGCGGGAGGAAGCGAACGGCGTGGACGTCGTCGACCAGCGGGTCGGTGACGCCGTATTCGGCTACCTGTTCGGATAG
- a CDS encoding FUSC family protein, whose product MSRRAVLALPPWLAHALRAQRGPVPWNAVLRGALAGGPLLLVAVVSGHPSVGVVAALGAMLAGINDRPGSRRVAVQRLGVPALAGAVGLLVGTYAGQYAGAVVLTLLLTALGLLAGAMSAVGPVASGAGTQLLVAAAIGAGMPLPEPGWQRALAYLAGAGWLLALRLALPTPAILTAGDYRFDGERDAVAAVYDAIAGLLDAVGTPDAIARRAALTAALDHAQDALAGPRLRRYASSSSERRLHAQYAAALPLAEAATALAWAGDAVVGRASEGPRRLADAVRGNTATGPLPAPSRSAPALRALDDALLRAAEAFDRGGDAHDLHTRRRTLGSLVRLGLGSGGREYGLRVALSFGAAAAVAQALHHHHWYWLPATAVFLVKPDLGPLVSRVLCRAAGTVLGAVLFAAFAAVLPRPEGLIALVAVSGALIPVATRHFAAQTAVVTVLVLALVMVGGDPQASWSRIAETLLACAIVLLVGHLPMPKGQRGGGVRARLTEACTAAHAYLAHVLNESRAPGGSAQTGVSTPNGVTVSVGAALPGEADDRAARWTLRREAYRSLARARAAIALSGAELPALARHTEGTDEIAAVLERLVDTTTACAVHLDDTGRLGRHHTERLTALLDELARHRRHADISLPDAPDVADVLPRQGLSA is encoded by the coding sequence GTGTCCCGCCGCGCCGTCCTCGCCCTGCCGCCCTGGCTTGCCCATGCTCTGCGTGCGCAGAGGGGGCCGGTGCCCTGGAACGCGGTGCTGCGGGGCGCCTTGGCCGGCGGACCGTTGCTCCTGGTCGCCGTGGTGTCGGGGCACCCCTCCGTCGGGGTCGTCGCCGCACTCGGCGCCATGCTCGCCGGAATCAACGACCGGCCCGGCAGCAGGCGCGTCGCCGTGCAGCGTCTCGGGGTGCCCGCGCTCGCCGGAGCCGTGGGGCTGCTCGTCGGGACGTACGCCGGACAGTACGCCGGAGCCGTCGTCCTCACCCTGCTGCTCACCGCGCTCGGGCTGCTCGCCGGCGCGATGAGCGCGGTCGGGCCCGTCGCCTCCGGAGCGGGCACCCAGCTGCTGGTCGCCGCCGCCATCGGCGCAGGAATGCCGCTGCCCGAACCAGGATGGCAACGGGCGCTCGCCTACCTCGCCGGCGCCGGATGGCTGCTCGCGCTGCGCCTCGCCCTGCCCACCCCCGCGATCCTCACCGCCGGCGACTACCGCTTCGACGGCGAACGGGACGCCGTCGCCGCCGTGTACGACGCGATCGCCGGCCTGCTGGACGCCGTGGGCACCCCGGACGCGATCGCCCGACGGGCCGCGCTGACCGCCGCCCTCGACCACGCCCAGGACGCGCTCGCCGGGCCCCGGCTGCGGCGGTACGCCAGTTCGTCGTCCGAGCGGCGACTGCACGCCCAGTACGCCGCCGCACTACCGCTCGCCGAGGCGGCGACCGCGCTGGCCTGGGCCGGGGACGCCGTCGTCGGCCGGGCCTCCGAAGGGCCCCGGCGCCTCGCCGACGCCGTGCGCGGCAACACCGCCACCGGGCCGCTGCCCGCTCCCTCCCGCTCCGCGCCCGCGCTGCGCGCCCTCGACGACGCGCTCCTGCGCGCCGCCGAGGCCTTCGACCGGGGCGGCGACGCACACGACCTGCACACCCGCCGCCGTACCCTCGGATCGCTCGTACGGCTCGGTCTCGGCTCCGGCGGGCGCGAGTACGGGCTGCGGGTCGCCCTGTCCTTCGGCGCCGCCGCGGCCGTGGCACAGGCGCTGCACCACCACCACTGGTACTGGCTGCCCGCCACCGCCGTCTTCCTGGTCAAGCCCGACCTCGGGCCGCTCGTATCCCGAGTGCTGTGCCGGGCGGCCGGGACTGTGCTCGGCGCCGTCCTCTTCGCCGCCTTCGCCGCCGTACTGCCCCGGCCGGAGGGGCTCATCGCCCTGGTCGCGGTGAGCGGGGCGCTGATCCCCGTCGCCACACGGCACTTCGCCGCCCAGACCGCCGTCGTCACCGTCCTCGTCCTCGCCCTCGTCATGGTCGGTGGAGACCCCCAGGCCTCCTGGAGCCGTATCGCCGAGACACTGCTGGCCTGCGCCATCGTCCTGCTCGTCGGTCACCTGCCGATGCCCAAGGGGCAGCGCGGCGGGGGCGTACGCGCCCGGCTCACCGAAGCGTGCACGGCGGCGCACGCCTACCTGGCCCACGTCCTGAACGAGTCGCGCGCGCCCGGCGGGTCCGCGCAGACCGGGGTGTCCACGCCCAACGGCGTGACCGTATCCGTCGGGGCCGCCCTGCCGGGGGAGGCCGACGACAGGGCCGCCCGCTGGACCCTGCGGCGCGAGGCCTACCGCTCGCTCGCCCGGGCCCGCGCCGCGATCGCCCTCTCCGGGGCCGAACTGCCCGCACTGGCCCGGCACACCGAGGGCACCGACGAGATCGCCGCCGTTCTCGAACGGCTGGTCGACACCACCACCGCCTGCGCCGTGCACCTCGACGACACCGGGCGGCTCGGGCGCCACCACACCGAGCGGCTCACCGCGCTCCTCGACGAACTCGCACGCCACCGGAGGCACGCCGACATCAGCCTCCCCGACGCACCGGACGTGGCCGACGTACTGCCGAGGCAAGGCCTCAGCGCCTGA
- a CDS encoding amidohydrolase → MTSPPSSSPFSSHSAPSPADLVITGCTALVHDEHERIAFVEDAAIVVREGVIVSIGPAEETAPVATAERIDARGQVAVPGLVNCHTHAPMVALRGIAEDLPAQEWFDDVIWPVESNLTARDVELGARLACAEMIRGGVTCFADHYFAMDAVAAVVEETGLRAHLGEAFFSSQGPEGRERSLEFALRHRGAAGGRITTALAPHAPYTVDDADLAATAALARDHGLPVHLHAAESRDQTDNSLARHGVTPIEVLERTGLLGVPAGVLIAHGTGIVERDLPVLERATGPVAVATAPRGYLKFAWPTTPVRALRRIGVPVGLATDGAASNNSLDVWEAMALTALVQKSTEGDPRWLTSRQALHHATLQSARAVGLGENIGSLAPGRRADIALVDLTGPHTQPVHDLAATLVHSARSADVTTTIVDGRVLMRDRELLTVDVRATVREMTGRLTALTDRSHGGRIQDYDKPPG, encoded by the coding sequence ATGACGTCGCCTCCCTCCTCGTCCCCCTTCTCCTCGCACTCGGCCCCGTCTCCCGCCGATCTCGTCATCACCGGCTGCACCGCCCTCGTCCACGACGAGCACGAGCGGATCGCGTTCGTCGAGGACGCCGCGATCGTCGTACGGGAGGGGGTGATCGTCAGCATCGGACCGGCGGAGGAGACGGCCCCCGTGGCCACGGCGGAACGCATCGACGCGCGGGGCCAGGTCGCCGTGCCGGGGCTAGTCAACTGCCATACGCACGCGCCGATGGTGGCGCTGCGCGGTATCGCGGAGGACCTGCCCGCGCAGGAGTGGTTCGACGACGTCATCTGGCCCGTCGAGTCCAACCTGACGGCGCGGGACGTCGAGCTGGGAGCGCGGCTGGCCTGCGCGGAGATGATCCGCGGCGGCGTGACCTGCTTCGCCGACCACTACTTCGCGATGGACGCCGTCGCCGCCGTGGTCGAGGAGACCGGCCTGCGGGCGCATCTGGGAGAGGCCTTCTTCTCCTCGCAGGGACCCGAAGGCCGCGAGAGGTCCCTGGAGTTCGCACTACGGCACCGGGGCGCGGCCGGGGGCCGCATCACCACCGCGCTCGCCCCGCACGCCCCCTACACCGTCGACGACGCCGACCTCGCCGCGACCGCCGCACTCGCCCGCGACCACGGTCTGCCGGTGCATCTGCACGCCGCGGAGAGCCGTGACCAGACCGACAACAGCCTGGCCCGGCACGGCGTCACCCCCATCGAGGTCCTGGAACGCACCGGACTGCTCGGCGTCCCCGCGGGCGTCCTCATCGCGCACGGCACCGGCATCGTCGAGCGCGACCTGCCGGTCCTGGAGCGGGCGACGGGACCGGTGGCCGTCGCGACCGCACCCCGCGGATATCTCAAGTTCGCCTGGCCCACCACCCCGGTGCGCGCCCTGCGCCGTATCGGCGTCCCCGTCGGACTCGCCACGGACGGCGCCGCCTCCAACAACTCCCTCGACGTGTGGGAGGCCATGGCCCTCACCGCGCTCGTGCAGAAGTCCACCGAGGGCGACCCGCGGTGGCTGACCTCCCGCCAGGCCCTGCACCATGCCACGCTGCAGAGCGCACGGGCCGTGGGACTGGGGGAGAACATCGGCAGCCTCGCACCCGGCCGGCGTGCCGACATCGCCCTGGTCGACCTCACCGGCCCGCACACCCAGCCGGTGCACGACCTCGCCGCCACCCTCGTGCACAGCGCCCGCTCCGCCGACGTGACCACCACGATCGTCGACGGCCGCGTCCTCATGCGCGACCGCGAGCTGCTCACCGTCGACGTGCGGGCGACGGTACGGGAGATGACGGGCCGCCTGACCGCACTCACCGACCGCAGCCACGGCGGCCGGATCCAGGACTACGACAAGCCGCCCGGGTAG
- a CDS encoding ABC transporter ATP-binding protein, whose translation MGKARDGGKPETSESETLLFGGPLRYDMGWSQHANAFLELNFRAMVRRLPSLLASSFRLAWQADRRAARTVLAAETGRGLAQAVSLLAVNTILARLMADGTVEARLREAVPALVTIAAVMLVATLLRAASTYATGRLEPKVERVATELYLERAAAVELSAIEDDGFHKLLDTAKYGAQSARRMISYSARVVNALISLIAAAGVLTVLHPALLPLLVTMTLPSAWSSLTIARRRYTSFHAWVQHARAGYLIGSLLIEPEAAPEIRVHGVGPFLLRHFRSMSETAEAEQARLARLAARTGLYAAVWTGLATVATYATLGGLLLAGAMALSVAGTAVIAIRTGSSSLDTLVLEVNSLHEEALFVGDMQRLYVEAAKRAIPEGGDPLPEEPREIRVENVTFSYPGKAGRPALKDVTLNVPLGKIVALVGENGSGKTTLVKLLAGLYTPDQGKIMWDGVDAAGADRRQLAERIAMVAQDFKRWPFTARVNMAIGRPSAPLTEERLAASVAEAGAQDVVEDLPRGLDTLLARGFSGGHELSGGQWQRLGIARAAYRRGRILIVDEPTAALDARAELEVFEKIRALAGTGQTVVLITHRLASVRHADLVHVLDQGRLVESGTPEELLATGGVYAELYSLQAQQFTARVPAERAAAVRVPAPKAR comes from the coding sequence GTGGGGAAGGCGCGTGATGGGGGCAAGCCGGAGACGTCCGAGTCGGAGACACTGCTCTTCGGAGGGCCGCTGCGGTACGACATGGGCTGGTCGCAGCACGCCAACGCCTTTCTGGAGCTGAACTTCCGCGCGATGGTGCGGCGGCTGCCGTCGCTGCTCGCGTCGAGCTTCCGGCTCGCCTGGCAGGCGGACCGGCGGGCCGCCCGGACCGTGTTGGCCGCCGAGACGGGCCGCGGCCTCGCCCAGGCGGTGAGCCTGCTCGCGGTGAACACGATCCTGGCCCGGCTGATGGCGGACGGCACGGTCGAGGCGCGCCTGCGGGAAGCGGTCCCCGCCCTCGTCACCATCGCCGCGGTCATGCTGGTGGCCACGCTGCTGCGGGCCGCGTCGACGTACGCCACGGGCCGGCTGGAACCGAAGGTGGAGCGGGTCGCGACCGAGTTGTATCTGGAGCGGGCGGCGGCGGTGGAGCTGTCCGCGATCGAGGACGACGGCTTCCACAAGCTGTTGGACACCGCGAAGTACGGCGCCCAGTCGGCCCGCCGGATGATCAGCTACTCGGCGCGCGTGGTCAACGCGCTGATCTCGCTGATCGCGGCCGCCGGCGTGCTGACCGTGCTGCACCCGGCCCTGCTGCCCCTGCTGGTCACGATGACCCTGCCGAGCGCATGGAGTTCCCTGACGATCGCCCGCCGCCGCTACACGTCCTTCCACGCCTGGGTGCAGCACGCGCGCGCGGGCTATCTGATCGGCTCCCTGCTGATCGAGCCGGAGGCCGCCCCGGAGATCCGGGTGCACGGCGTCGGTCCCTTCCTGCTGCGCCACTTCCGGTCGATGTCGGAGACCGCGGAGGCCGAACAGGCCCGGCTGGCCCGGCTGGCGGCCCGTACGGGCCTGTACGCGGCCGTGTGGACCGGTCTGGCCACCGTGGCGACGTACGCGACGCTGGGCGGTCTGCTGCTCGCCGGTGCCATGGCGCTGTCCGTGGCGGGGACGGCGGTCATCGCGATCCGCACGGGCTCGTCGAGCCTGGACACGCTGGTCCTGGAGGTGAACTCCCTGCACGAGGAGGCTCTCTTCGTGGGCGACATGCAGCGGCTGTACGTGGAGGCCGCCAAGCGCGCGATCCCGGAGGGCGGTGATCCGCTGCCGGAGGAACCGCGGGAGATCCGGGTGGAGAACGTGACCTTCTCCTATCCGGGGAAGGCCGGCCGGCCCGCCCTCAAGGACGTCACCCTGAACGTGCCGCTCGGCAAGATCGTGGCCCTCGTCGGTGAGAACGGCTCGGGCAAGACGACCCTGGTCAAGCTGCTCGCCGGGCTGTACACCCCGGACCAGGGCAAGATCATGTGGGACGGCGTGGACGCGGCGGGCGCCGACCGGCGGCAGCTGGCCGAGCGCATCGCGATGGTCGCGCAGGACTTCAAGCGATGGCCCTTCACCGCCCGCGTGAACATGGCGATCGGCCGGCCCTCGGCGCCGCTGACCGAGGAGCGGCTCGCCGCGTCCGTCGCGGAGGCCGGGGCGCAGGACGTGGTGGAGGATCTGCCGCGTGGCCTCGACACGCTTCTGGCCCGGGGCTTCAGCGGCGGGCACGAGCTGTCGGGCGGGCAGTGGCAGCGGCTGGGGATCGCGCGGGCCGCGTACCGGCGTGGGCGCATCCTCATCGTGGACGAGCCTACCGCCGCCCTGGACGCGCGCGCCGAGCTGGAGGTCTTCGAGAAGATCCGCGCCCTGGCGGGCACCGGTCAGACGGTCGTCCTGATCACCCACCGGCTGGCCTCGGTCCGCCACGCCGACCTCGTGCACGTCCTCGACCAGGGACGCCTGGTGGAGTCCGGCACCCCGGAGGAACTGCTGGCCACGGGCGGGGTGTACGCCGAGCTGTACTCGCTCCAGGCGCAGCAGTTCACGGCGAGGGTGCCGGCCGAGCGGGCTGCCGCGGTGAGGGTTCCCGCGCCGAAGGCAAGGTGA
- a CDS encoding ATP-binding protein: MIPPPAPLGTDAAGDRVGPGPAAGARPETIAERRFRFELAAHPGAVAQARRVTRDQLTGWALCEDTCDTAALVVSELVTNAIVHTASAQIVCELHDGEDLVRIAVRDEGCAPGEPHPSPQRPEEEHGRGLLLIESLCRSWGAQPVGLGLLVWADVPRGLLAPTAPVLTPETVADITLGAGGATDTAARSDLGWGAKKPPAEDRDGGAEAFRLTSVEGGRGAGEAGYRTGFECRTEVGVRPQVGRRTGAEWV; the protein is encoded by the coding sequence GTGATTCCGCCCCCTGCGCCGTTAGGAACAGACGCCGCCGGTGACCGTGTCGGTCCCGGTCCGGCTGCCGGGGCGCGCCCCGAGACAATCGCCGAGCGCCGGTTTCGATTCGAGCTGGCCGCGCACCCGGGTGCCGTGGCCCAGGCCCGGCGCGTGACCCGTGACCAGCTCACCGGCTGGGCCCTGTGCGAGGACACCTGCGACACGGCCGCCCTCGTCGTGTCCGAGCTGGTGACCAACGCGATCGTGCACACCGCGAGCGCCCAGATCGTCTGCGAGCTGCACGACGGCGAGGATCTGGTGCGGATAGCGGTACGGGACGAGGGCTGCGCTCCCGGCGAGCCGCACCCCTCGCCGCAGCGGCCCGAGGAGGAACACGGCAGGGGGCTGCTCCTCATAGAGTCCCTCTGCCGCTCATGGGGTGCCCAGCCGGTCGGCCTGGGACTCCTGGTGTGGGCGGACGTACCGCGCGGGCTGCTCGCCCCCACCGCCCCGGTGCTCACGCCCGAGACGGTCGCGGACATCACCCTGGGCGCGGGCGGAGCCACGGACACGGCGGCCCGCTCCGATCTCGGCTGGGGCGCGAAGAAGCCGCCGGCGGAGGACCGGGACGGTGGGGCGGAGGCCTTCCGTCTCACGAGCGTCGAGGGCGGCCGCGGCGCAGGTGAGGCCGGGTACCGCACGGGTTTCGAATGTCGTACGGAAGTCGGAGTCCGGCCGCAGGTCGGACGGCGGACGGGGGCCGAATGGGTGTGA
- a CDS encoding helix-turn-helix domain-containing protein, whose product MSEPRSAPTVGQVVLGRRLLDLRERAGIRREDAARVLHVTAATVRRMETAEVALKIPYLQLLLKAYGVGDEEAETFVRLAEEANKPGWWQRYHDILPGWFSMYVSLEGAASLIRGYDPHFVPGLLQTEDYARSVMTSGAIGQTKPADIERHVDLRMQRQELLTREGAPRLWFVMDETALRRPVGGPAVMRAQIDRLLEAMELSHVTLQVATFDTGPHPGTYGPFVLFRFAMPELPDMVYSEYLTGAVYLDDRSEVATHLEVMDRMAAQAATAQRTKEILRDLREEL is encoded by the coding sequence ATGAGCGAGCCGCGGTCCGCGCCGACGGTCGGGCAGGTCGTGCTCGGTCGGCGTCTGCTGGACCTGCGTGAGCGCGCGGGCATCAGACGCGAGGACGCCGCACGCGTCCTGCACGTCACCGCCGCCACGGTCCGCCGCATGGAGACCGCCGAGGTCGCCCTCAAAATCCCCTACCTCCAACTCCTGCTGAAGGCGTACGGGGTCGGCGACGAGGAGGCCGAGACCTTCGTCCGGCTCGCCGAGGAGGCCAACAAGCCCGGCTGGTGGCAGCGCTACCACGACATCCTGCCGGGCTGGTTCTCCATGTACGTCAGCCTGGAGGGCGCGGCCTCCCTGATCCGTGGCTACGACCCCCACTTCGTCCCCGGCCTGCTGCAGACCGAGGACTACGCGCGTTCCGTCATGACATCGGGCGCCATCGGCCAGACCAAACCCGCGGACATCGAGCGCCATGTCGACCTGCGCATGCAACGCCAGGAACTGCTCACCCGTGAGGGTGCGCCCCGGCTGTGGTTCGTGATGGACGAGACCGCCCTGCGCCGCCCCGTCGGCGGACCGGCGGTCATGCGCGCCCAGATCGACCGACTGCTGGAGGCGATGGAGCTGTCCCATGTGACGCTGCAGGTCGCCACGTTCGACACAGGACCGCACCCCGGCACGTACGGGCCGTTCGTCCTGTTCCGTTTCGCCATGCCGGAACTTCCGGACATGGTCTACAGCGAGTACCTGACCGGCGCCGTCTACCTGGACGACCGCTCCGAGGTGGCGACCCACCTCGAGGTCATGGACCGCATGGCGGCGCAGGCCGCCACGGCACAACGCACGAAGGAGATCCTCCGGGATCTCCGCGAGGAGCTCTGA
- a CDS encoding DUF397 domain-containing protein, which yields MELIKPQSQARTRTQSHNRVYNGMPARELGSEGWHKPWSGGNGGNCLEAMKLADGRIAVRQSTDPDGPALIYTPDEMNAFIQGAKAGVADFLLS from the coding sequence ATGGAACTCATCAAGCCGCAGTCGCAGGCGCGCACACGCACGCAGTCGCACAACCGCGTCTACAACGGCATGCCCGCCCGGGAGTTGGGCAGCGAAGGCTGGCACAAGCCCTGGAGCGGAGGCAACGGAGGGAACTGCCTGGAAGCCATGAAGCTCGCCGACGGCCGGATCGCGGTACGGCAGTCCACCGACCCCGACGGACCGGCGCTGATCTACACACCGGACGAGATGAACGCCTTCATCCAGGGCGCCAAGGCGGGGGTGGCCGACTTCCTGCTCTCCTGA